In Ostrea edulis chromosome 10, xbOstEdul1.1, whole genome shotgun sequence, one genomic interval encodes:
- the LOC125666897 gene encoding uncharacterized protein LOC125666897, whose amino-acid sequence MGNRIIEKFNHTFLSMLKTLEFCQKSEWKSDISSSVHVYISIAQDKTRCSPIFLIFGRKPELYVDVFGLSSPQSDNKLSYYHQKTPQEDDDLSLSREASEPGLEEDPLRKEESEYTFKQRVRTATSTVDMKFLVLAICCGICSAELIDKDTTKSVDLTVRTDLSVLINSQYENYSVIALQLLTTCNDSVNAAVAFCDSNCESSGGGGGGNPLQALQAGVDSHFNKFKGGVNAAGSKIKDGMKSFTNMVKKLSKLENAGEKFKQTFSNLGNKIKNGVSGVSSKALNELKKLTGTIGGHVKKWAGGAKKWFEDTFGRRRRRAAALSCELCNRISAAKEDKLLETVCGTEATTKIYLYTTMLDKMAAMMSSMSESTLVLEVDTDNTKSKVVSFSPLTVESPFVYVKYTVNGTTTTVRSIVNPPDMVNLASTTSIANVATSEIYKSYLTP is encoded by the exons ATGGGAAATAGAATCATAGAAAAATTTAACCACACTTTTCTCTCCATGCTAAAAACTTTGGAATTTTGTCAGAAATCAGAGTGGAAGAGTGATATTAGCAGCTCAGTCCATGTCTACATCTCTATAGCCCAAGATAAAACCAGGTGTTCACCAATTTTCCTTATCTTTGGAAGAAAGCCTGAACTATATGTAGATGTGTTTGGATTGTCCAGTCCACAGAGTGATAACAA ATTGTCCTATTATCACCAGAAGACCCCTCAAGAGGATGATGACCTTTCCTTGTCTAGAGAAGCTTCAGAACCCGGTTTGGAAGAGGATCCTCTTCGTAAGGAAGAGTCTG AATACACTTTTAAACAG AGGGTTCGGACCGCCACTTCAACTGTCGACATGAAGTTTCTGGTATTGGCAATATGTTGCGGAATATGTAGTGCTGAATTGATCGATAAAGACACTACCAAAA GCGTAGACCTAACTGTGAGGACCGATCTCTCAGTTTTAATCAACAGTCAGTATGAAAATTACAGCGTTATTGCCCTGCAACTGCTTACAACGTGCAATGACTCCGTCAACGCTGCCGTGGCATTCTGTGACAGCAACtg TGAGAGCAGTGGAGGCGGCGGCGGTGGAAACCCGCTACAAGCATTGC AAGCAGGAGTGGATTCACATTTCAACAAATTCAAAG GTGGAGTTAATGCGGCTGGATCAAAAATCAAGGATGGGATGAAGTCTTTCACAA ataTGGTAAAGAAACTGTCCAAGCTGGAAAACGCAGGCGAAAAATTCAAAC AGACGTTTTCAAACTTGGGCAATAAAATCAAAAACGGAGTCTCGGGCGTCTCTA GCAAAGCTTTGAACGAATTGAAAAAATTAACAG GTACAATTGGAGGGCATGTGAAGAAGTGGGCGGGAGGAGCGAAAA AGTGGTTTGAGGATACATTTGGAAGAAGACGGAGGCGTGCCGCCGCTTTATCCTGCGAACTCTGTAACAGGATTTCTGCCGCCAAAGAAGACAAACTCTTGGAAACCg TTTGTGGAACTGAAGCTACAACCAAAATATATCTCTATACAACAATGCTGGATAAAATGGCTGCCATGATGTCATCCATGAGTGAATCTACTCTTGTCCTCGAA GTTGATACCGACAACACTAAGTCGAAGGTTGTGTCCTTTAGTCCTCTGACTGTGGAGAGTCCGTTCGTCTATGTCAAGTACACGGTGAACGGCACAACGACAACTGTACGCTCCATCGTCAATCCGCCGGATATGGTCAATTTAGCGTCTACCACTTCCATAGCCAATGTCGCTAcgtctgaaatttacaagagCTATCTCACACCTTAA